The stretch of DNA CCCGCGATCACTCCGGCGAAGGCGCCCGTCGGCGTCGTGTACGGGGCGCTGACGGCCACGATCGGCGCTGGAGCCATCGTCTCGTCGAGAAAGGCCTGGCTTCGATACGCGAGTCCCGTGCGCGCCGGCTCCCGGAAGTACGGCGTGCCGGCCACGCTGCGGCCGGCCGGCCTGGCGCCTGGCGCCTGGCCGGCGACGCGGCGCGTCTCGGCGGCCACGACGCCCCGGGGCCCGGTGACCAGGAGCGTCAGGAACGCGGGTGCGCCCGCGTGGTGCGCCGTCAGCGCGCGACTCGCGCTCGCGGCATCGAACGACGTCGCCGACAGGTCGCCCGCCAGCGCGCCGACTTCACCTTCCGCGGTCGCGACGAACTCCTCCGCGCGCGAGCCGAGCACCGCGGCCTGCGCCCGGAGGTCGCGCGTGCCCTCCATCTCGAGCTGCGACAGGTACACGCGGCCGAGGCCGAGCCCGAGCGCGACCAGCGGTAGGGCCGACAGCGGCACGATCGCCCGCGCGATCTGCGATCGCAGCGGCAACGCCTCGTGCGCGTCGGGCTGCCCGGTCAGCATCGCCCGCACGCCCGGGAGCGCGAGCAGTCCCTGAGCGAGTGTGGCGGAGAGCACGCCGTTCAGGACCTGCTTCGCCCAGTGGAGGCGCAGGCTGAACTCCAGCGGCGGCAGCGGGACCAGCGTCGAGAACACCACCAGGCCGGGCAGGGCGAAGAACGCGGTGGTGGCCAGCACCGGCGTCCACCCGCGCCGCACCAGCATGCCCACCACGAAGGCCTCGAGCGGCCACACCGCGGCGAACGCGGACGACGTGCCGGCCACCGCCGTGAGCGACGTGATCGCGCCCCAGACCGGGCCGAGCGCCGTGGCCGAGAGCAGCGACACGGCCTCGTCCAGGCGCAGGGGCACGCCCTCGGCGAGCGACGGGGCGTTCAGGAGCAGCGCTCGACCGACACCGCCGAGCATCAGGGCGATGGCCAGACGGTTCACCCACGCCGCGAACGCCTTGGTGGAGAAGGTCATGTCGGGGAGCGGGCGCCGCACCTCCGCCGCATCGAACGCAGACCGACGCGTCATCGACGTTATCGGCCGGCAGACCCAGGCCCTTGAGCCAGGGACCGGGCCATGATAGCCAGGGAGCGCGCCGCGTCGCTACCCCGGTCGCGGCGAGCGTCGAGCCAGCCCCGCCGGACGGGCGCCGGGCCGGGCCCGATCGCAGGTAGCATGCCGCAGAGCGGGGAGGGCATGGTCATGGCTCGTGGTCGAGTGTCCCGGCTGGGAGCAGCGGTGCTGGTGGCGGCGTGCGGGTGGGCCTGCGGCGGCGGTGCCGCCGACCGGGCGGCGCGCGAGGTCGCGATCGACGCCGATGACATCGGCGGCGTGGTGACGGGACCGTCGGGTCCCGAGGCCGGCGTGTGGGTGATCGCCGAGACCCGCGACCTGCCCGTCCGTTACATCAAGAGCGTGGTCAGCGACGACCAGGGCCGGTTCGTCGTGCCCGACCTGCCGCCCGCCACGTACCAGGTGTGGGCGCGCGGCTACGGCCTGGTGGACAGCGACAAGGCGACCGCCTCACCCGGCCAGCATCTGGCCATCACCGCGAAGGTCGCGCCGAGCCCGGCGGCGGCCGCCCACTACTACCCGGCCATCTACTGGTACTCGATGCTCTCGATTCCGGCGGACGATCAGTTCGGTGGCCGCGGGCCGATTCCGGCGCGGCTCTCACGGGCGCAGTGGGTGAGCGCGATGAAGAACACGGGGTGCATCGGTTGCCACCAGCTGGGACAGCTCTCGACGCGGACGATCCCGCCGTCGCTCGGCACATTCGCCACCGGGGCCGACGCCTGGCGGCGACGCGTCCGGTCGGGTCAGGCCGGGCAGCTCATGTCCGGCCAGCTGAACAACCTGGGCGACGTGGCCTACGAGCGCTACGGCGACTGGACCGACCGAGTCGCCAAGGGCGAGCTCCCGTTCGCCACCCCGCCGCGGCCGGAGGGCGTCGAGCGCAACATCGTCGTCACGCTGCGCGACTGGATGAACGAGAAGCAGTACCTGCACGACCTCATCGCCAGCGACCGCCGCAACCCGACAGTGAACGCCAACGGGCCGCTGTTCGGGTCGCCAGAGTACAGCTCGGACGACCTGCCCATCCTCGATCCGGTGAAGAACACGGCGACGACGTTCCACGCGCCCGTGCGCGACCCGGAGATGCCGCTGAACCTCGGGCCCGGGCACGCGGCGGCGCTCGACGTGCTGGATCCCTCGCCGTACTGGGGTGACGAGCGGCTGTGGGAGACGCGCGTCAACAACCACAACTCGATGTTCGGGGGCGACGGCCGGCTGTGGCTGGCGGCGTCGGTGCGCGGGAACGACAACCCCGCGTGGTGCCGCGCCGGCTCGGATCACCCCTCGGCGAAGGCGTTCCCGCTGGACCGCGCCATCCGGCACCTGGCCGTGCTCGATCCCCGGACCATGCAGTACTCGTTCGCCGAGACGTGCTTCTCCACGCACCACCTGCAGTTCGGCTACGACGACCACGACACGATCTGGACGAGCGGCGGCGGACAGGTGGTGGGGTGGTTCGACACGAAGACGTTCGCCGAGACGGGCGACGCGGCGAAGGCGCAGGGGTGGACCGCGCTCGTCCTCGACACCAACGGCAACGGCCGGCGCGACGCCTACGTCGAGCCGAACCAGCCGCCGGATCGGACGAAGGACACGCGCATCGTGGCGCCGTTCTACGCGGTGATGCCGAGTCCCGTGGACGGCTCCGTCTGGGGCGCGGTGATGGGCGTGCCGGGCGCCGTCGTCCGGGTGGCGCCCGGCGCCAACCCGCCGTCCACGGCGCTGGCCGAGATCTACCGCGTGCCCATGCCCGGCTTCGGCGTGCGCGGCGGCGACATCGACAGCCAGGGCGTCGTGTGGGTCTCGCTCGGCAGCGGGCACATCGGCAGTTTCGATCGGCGCAAGTGCACGGCGCCCCTGAACGGACCGGCGGCCACCGGCGACCACTGCCCGGAGGGCTGGTCCTTCCACCAGTACCCCGGCCCCGGCTTCCGCGGCCTCGGCGAGAACAGCGCCGAGTCGAGCTACTACTCGTGGGTGGACCAGCACGACACGTTCGGCCTGGGGAAGGACGTGCCGATGTCCACGGGCAACCTGAACGACGGGCTCATCGCGTACGCCGGCGGCCGCATGGTGGTCCTGCGGGTGCCGTACCCGCTCGGGTTCTACGCGAAGGGCTTCGACGGCCGCATCGACGATCCCAACGCCGGCTGGAAGGGCCGGGGGCTCTGGGCGGCCAACGGCGACAGGACGCCGTGGCTCATCGAGGGCGGGAAGGGCACGAAGCCGCTTGCCGCCCACTTCCAGC from Vicinamibacterales bacterium encodes:
- a CDS encoding carboxypeptidase-like regulatory domain-containing protein encodes the protein MARGRVSRLGAAVLVAACGWACGGGAADRAAREVAIDADDIGGVVTGPSGPEAGVWVIAETRDLPVRYIKSVVSDDQGRFVVPDLPPATYQVWARGYGLVDSDKATASPGQHLAITAKVAPSPAAAAHYYPAIYWYSMLSIPADDQFGGRGPIPARLSRAQWVSAMKNTGCIGCHQLGQLSTRTIPPSLGTFATGADAWRRRVRSGQAGQLMSGQLNNLGDVAYERYGDWTDRVAKGELPFATPPRPEGVERNIVVTLRDWMNEKQYLHDLIASDRRNPTVNANGPLFGSPEYSSDDLPILDPVKNTATTFHAPVRDPEMPLNLGPGHAAALDVLDPSPYWGDERLWETRVNNHNSMFGGDGRLWLAASVRGNDNPAWCRAGSDHPSAKAFPLDRAIRHLAVLDPRTMQYSFAETCFSTHHLQFGYDDHDTIWTSGGGQVVGWFDTKTFAETGDAAKAQGWTALVLDTNGNGRRDAYVEPNQPPDRTKDTRIVAPFYAVMPSPVDGSVWGAVMGVPGAVVRVAPGANPPSTALAEIYRVPMPGFGVRGGDIDSQGVVWVSLGSGHIGSFDRRKCTAPLNGPAATGDHCPEGWSFHQYPGPGFRGLGENSAESSYYSWVDQHDTFGLGKDVPMSTGNLNDGLIAYAGGRMVVLRVPYPLGFYAKGFDGRIDDPNAGWKGRGLWAANGDRTPWLIEGGKGTKPLAAHFQLRPDPLAK